In Oreochromis aureus strain Israel breed Guangdong linkage group 20, ZZ_aureus, whole genome shotgun sequence, the following are encoded in one genomic region:
- the ssr4 gene encoding translocon-associated protein subunit delta, whose amino-acid sequence MIRIAAFLALLVVACSGESCTDPVITPSAYTTSDAVISSESVFIVELSLTCANGAQSVTLYADVNGRQFPVTRGQDVGKYQVSWSLPHKQATSGTYQVKFFDEESYSALRKAQRNNEDVNAIHPLFSVNIDHRGAWNGPWVSTEVVAALIGILVYYLAFSAKSTIQA is encoded by the exons ATGATCCGGATAGCCGCCTTCCTCGCGCTGCTGGTGGTCGCCTGCTCAG GAGAGAGCTGCACGGACCCAGTCATCACTCCGTCGGCCTACACCACCTCTGACGCCGTCATCTCATCAGAGTCTGTCTTCATCGTTGAACTCAGCCTGACCTGCGCCAACGGAGCACAG AGCGTAACGCTGTATGCTGATGTCAATGGAAGACAGTTCCCTGTAACCAGAGGACAGGATGTTGGAAAGTACCAG GTGTCCTGGAGTCTTCCTCACAAACAGGCAACCTCTGGAACATATCAGGTCAAATTCTTCGATGAGGAGTCCTATAGTGCCCTGCGCAAG GCCCAGAGAAACAATGAAGACGTAAATGCCATTCACCCTCTCTTCTCTGTCAACATTGACCACAGG GGTGCATGGAATGGCCCATGGGTGTCTACTGAAGTGGTTGCTGCCCTCATTGGTATCCTGGTCTACTACTTGGCTTTCAGCGCAAAGAGCACCATCCAAGCATAA
- the zgc:158263 gene encoding ceramide kinase family protein, whose amino-acid sequence METDLRLESSLWIGNKRYRAVLTGWHLKWTEADKKNGDKKTVSVPVAEVVGVENGRVEILPQKSVEDTDKDFTVFYVKRSRSRSTYGLLWSLGRTQFSCPSRVLRDQWTNHLRTALKTHSPLRPHRLLVFINPFGGKKKGREIYHSLVAPLFELAGISSHVIVTERANQARDHLLKKDLTGFDGVVCVGGDGMFSEILHGLIGRTQQEAGLCETDPAVTLQPCPLHIGIIPAGSTDCVCYATVGVIDPVTSALHIIIGDSQPLDVCSVHHASTLVRYSVSLVGYGFYGDVLAESEKHRWMGPLRYDYSGTVVYLSNRSYAGIVQYLPADPLLSSPRDKTRCLSGCNVCSRSTERLFPHTSDSGSLYSSHFSQYSNDSEGEWVSVEGRFRCVSLTCMSSSCARSPLGLSPSAHLADGTGDLILVWDTHPLSFLKFLYRHTSTQDQFDLPFVEVHRVKAVRFSLPDGREEEVHEEIGELNCAIGGEEREYVDTVCRNGSQQQLAQSVVERETKNEHKTVAPILCGLCCKKTPAVSVWNCDGEILPFTEIFCRIHGQLVRLYARGIEDGAAMQNCSRESDKNKSRCITYK is encoded by the exons ATGGAGACTGACCTGAGGTTGGAGTCAAGTTTGTGGATCGGAAATAAAAGATATCGGGCTGTCCTCACAGGTTGGCATTTGAAATGGACTGAGGCAGATAAGAAGAATGGTGACAAGAAAACAG TTTCAGTACCTGTGGCTGAGGTGGTTGGAGTGGAGAACGGTCGGGTGGAGATCTTGCCCCAGAAGTCAGTTGAAGACACAGACAAAGATTTCACAG TTTTCTACGTCAAGCGTAGCAGAAGTAGAAGCACTTATGGGTTGTTGTGGAGCCTGGGCCGGACCCAGTTCAGCTGCCCCAGTCGGGTCCTCAGAGACCAGTGGACTAATCACCTAAGGACTGCCCTCAAAACTCACA GTCCTTTGCGCCCACATAGACTGCTGGTGTTCATCAACCCATTCGgaggaaagaagaaaggaaGAGAGATCTACCATTCACTTGTTGCCCCTCTGTTTGAGCTGGCTGGGATCAGCTCTCACGTTATAG TGACTGAACGGGCTAACCAGGCCAGAGACCACCTCTTGAAGAAAGATCTGACAGGCTTTGATGG tgtggTCTGTGTGGGCGGCGATGGCATGTTCAGCGAAATACTTCATGGTTTGATTGGGCGGACACAACAAGAGGCAGGTCTTTGTGAGACTGATCCCGCTGTCACATTGCAGCCATGCCCACTTCACATTGGCATCATCCCTGCAG GTTCtacagactgtgtgtgttatGCCACAGTGGGGGTTATTGATCCTGTTACTTCAGCTTTGCACATTATTATTG GAGACTCTCAGCCATTAGACGTGTGTTCAGTTCACCATGCTTCCACCCTGGTACGCTACTCGGTATCTCTGGTGGGCTATGGCTTCTATGGAGACGTACTGGCTGAGAGTGAAAAACACCGCTGGATGGGACCTCTCAGATACGACTATTCAG GTACAGTTGTGTACCTGAGCAACAGAAGCTATGCGGGCATAGTTCAGTATCTACCAGCAGACCCGCTGCTCTCCAGCCCTAGAGATAAAACACGCTGCCTCTCAGG gTGCAATGTGTGCTCCAGAAGTACAGAGCGACTATTCCCACACACTTCTGATTCAGGCTCCCTGTACAGCTCCCACTTCAGCCAGTACAGCAATGACTCTGAAG GTGAATGGGTGAGTGTGGAGGGCAGGTTCAGGTGTGTATCGCTCACTTGTATGTCCAGCTCATGTGCCAGGAGCCCATTAGGTCTCTCTCCGTCTGCTCATCTGGCAGACGGAACAGGGGATCTCATCCTAGTATGGGACACTCACCCACTGAGCTTCCTCAAGTTTCTCTACAGGCACACAAGCACACAGGACCAG TTTGACCTGCCGTTTGTGGAGGTCCATCGAGTGAAGGCCGTCCGTTTCTCTCTCCCAGATGGCAGAGAAGAAGAGGTGCATGAAGAAATCGGAGAGCTGAATTGCGCAATAGGTGGCGAAGAGCGAGAATACGTGGACACTGTATGCAGAAATGGATCTCAGCAGCAATTGGCACAGAGTGTGGTGGAGCGAGAGACGAAGAACGAGCACAAAACAGTGGCTCCCATCCTGTGTGGTCTGTGCTGCAAAAAGACTCCAGCTGTGTCCGTGTGGAACTGTGATGGAGAGATTCTGCCTTTCACTGAGATCTTCTGCAG GATCCACGGTCAGCTGGTACGTCTGTACGCCAGGGGCATTGAGGACGGAGCAGCCATGCAAAACTGCAGCCGGGAGAGTGACAAGAATAAAAGTAGATGCATCACATACAAATAG
- the LOC116325847 gene encoding rho GTPase-activating protein 4-like, protein MSSHVKLRKERVGVVDYDIQIKEVRCQLVDQLKVLDLQLEQKSQQLQDLTDYLRRRGEIESEYARSLEKLAERFTSRIKRKEPSSNSVSQVWLALLSQTRQESRDHNGLSESCNNFLTQPLTHCVEYTQRLAKKSKDICIQLQDGLLKVTTELQAAWRTYYQYHSDYVCAEGKLREAEKQEEKQKQSANKKLERLIEKRQIKVQEIKLKCSKARNEYLLNLAAANSSMNKYYLQDISTLIDCADTGYHTTLGRVMQAYLSRRWRAQDNLSTGLQQIEEAVSRLDQSRDRDILLQDNYNTFSMPLRFPYQPHDGDQVTQVSAECEMICELETRFKQIQTRLQAVTQETEEVNKSMSAAQASLLEGISDDLEPSSQEGSTENLTVKPSVTRRRANLQEIEYLYFTKVKEYLVGSSLVSKLQAKHDLLKEAVEKAEVSNDHQPRHTGKSMRVRKNHSSANLMHNQKLFNGDMLSFIKASGQQIPIVVESCIRYINLNGLHHEGIFRVPGSQLEVNNLRDAFERGEDPLAEGRYDLDSVAGVLKLYFRGLENPLFPLDSTNLLLEHAQIKNEAERAAELKAVISSFPEPAIIVMRYLFAFLYHVSEYSDENMMQPYNLAVCFGPSLIRGAHDDDVVTLQPQINALVKGIIIQEESIFPSQSEVPGPVYEKCMTLELDDGETNVDGDIESEYTPTKDDLEMGFLADNSTSMSMSGVAAPRRGERPRANSSGALEHRLTAAPGGGSFGSGGKCTLQIPVGPQCKPRRMPSPCYGQDYQRRSSEDIASRVDKDVCRQMDSVFKELLIRQTHQDPTPTVSSPSVQAPQKKGKQDGRRGRGTGLFKSTDAAD, encoded by the exons ATGAGTTCCCATGTCAAACTTCGGAAGGAGCGGGTCGGTGTGGTGGACTACGACATTCAAATCAAAG AGGTTCGCTGTCAGCTTGTAGACCAACTGAAGGTATTGGACTTGCAACTTGAGCAAAAGAGCCAACAGCTGCAAGACCTGACAGACTACCTGCGTCGACGGGGTGAGATTGAAAGCGAGTATGCTCGTTCCCTGGAAAAACTAGCCGAAAGGTTCACATCAAGGATAAAGAG GAAGGAGCCCAGTAGTAACTCGGTGTCCCAAGTATGGCTCGCTCTGCTGTCCCAGACCCGCCAAGAAAGTAGGGACCATAATGGACTGAGTGAAAGCTGCAACAACTTTCTCACCCAACCTCTCACACATTGTGTGGAGTACACACAGCGCCTTGCAAAGAAG AGTAAAGACATCTGCATTCAGCTACAAGATGGGCTACTCAAGGTTACCACAGAGCTACAGGCG GCATGGCGAACATACTACCAGTACCACTCAGACTATGTCTGTGCAGAGGGGAAGCTGAGGGAAGCAGAGAAGCAAGAGGAAAAGCAGAAGCAGAGCGCAAATAAAAAACTGGAGAGGCTGATAGAAAAG AGACAAATTAAAGTCCAAGAAATAAAGCTGAAGTGCAGCAAGGCCCGAAATGAGTACCTCCTAAACCTGGCCGCAGCCAATTCCTCCATGAATAAGTACTACCTGCAAGACATCTCTACTCTCATAGAT TGTGCAGATACAGGTTACCACACCACTTTGGGCAGGGTGATGCAGGCCTACTTGTCAAGACGGTGGAGGGCCCAGGATAACCTGAGCACAGGCCTCCAGCAAATAGAGGAGGCGGTGTCTAGACTGGACCAGAGCCGGGATAGAGACATCCTCCTGCAGGACAACTACAACACCTTCTCTATGCCCCTACGCTTCCCCTATCAGCCCCACGATGGGGACCAG gttacTCAGGTCAGTGCAGAGTGTGAGATGATATGCGAACTGGAGACCAGATTCAAACAGATACAAACTCGACTGCAAGCCGTCACCCAGGAAACCGAGGAG GTTAATAAGAGCATGTCAGCAGCCCAGGCTTCTCTGCTGGAGGGCATCAGCGATGATCTGGAGCCTTCATCTCAGGAAGGCAGCACTGAAAATCTGACTGTAAAGCCGAGCGTCACTCGACGACGGGCCAACCTGCAGGAAATAGAATATCTCTACTTTACT aaagTAAAGGAGTACCTTGTTGGCAGCTCTCTGGTATCTAAACTGCAAGCCAAACATGATCTGCTTAAAGAAGCTGTAGAAAAAG ctgAAGTATCAAATGACCATCAGCCTCG ACACACTGGAAAGTCTATGCGTGTCAGAAAGAATCACTCGAGTGCCAATTTGATGCACAACCAAAAACTTTTCAATGGAGACATGCTGTCCTTCATAAAG GCATCAGGACAACAGATTCCAATTGTTGTGGAAAGCTGCATTCGCTATATCAACCTCAATG GACTCCACCATGAAGGGATATTTAGAGTGCCGGGGTCTCAGTTGGAGGTCAATAACCTGAGGGACGCTTTTGAGCGAG GAGAGGACCCTTTGGCTGAGGGGAGGTATGACCTTGACTCGGTGGCTGGAGTGCTGAAGCTTTACTTCAGGGGTTTAGAAAATCCACTCTTCCCCCTTGACAGCACCAATCTGCTCCTGGAGCATGCCC aAATAAAGAATGAGGCAGAGCGAGCAGCTGAGCTGAAAGCTGTGATTTCTTCCTTCCCTGAGCCTGCTATCATCGTCATGAGATACCTGTTTGCATTCCTTTATCA TGTGTCGGAGTATAGTGACGAGAACATGATGCAACCTTACAATTTGGCCGTGTGTTTTGGCCCGAGCCTGATAAGAGGGGCTCATGATGACGACGTCGTGACCCTGCAGCCTCAGATCAATGCCCTGGTGAAGGGCATCATCATTCAGGAAGAAAGCATTTTCCCCAGTCAGAGTGAAGTGCCGGGACCAGTTTATGAGAAATGCATGACACTAGAACTGGATGACGG AGAGACCAATGTTGATGGAGATATAGAAAGTGAGTACACCCCTACCAAAGATG ATTTAGAAATGGGCTTCTTGGCTGACAACAGCACAAGCATGTCCATGTCTGGAGTAGCAGCACCCAGAAGGGGAGAACGCCCCCGAGCCAATAGCAGCGGGGCACTAGAACACAGATTAACTGCTGCACCAGGAGGGGGCAGCTTTGGTTCAGGTGGAAAGTGCACACTTCAGATTCCTGTTGGGCCGCAATGTAAGCCAAGGAGGATGCCCTCTCCTTGTTATGGTCAAGA TTACCAGCGACGGTCATCTGAGGATATAGCCTCTCGAGTAGATAAG GACGTCTGTCGCCAGATGGACTCAGTCTTTAAGGAGCTTTTGATTCGACAAACCCATCAGGATCCCACCCCCACTGTGTCCTCCCCCTCAGTCCAGGCTCCCCAGAAGAAAGGAAAGCAGGATGGGCGCAGGGGGAGAGGAACAGGGCTCTTCAAATCAACAGATGCAGCGGACTGA
- the naa10 gene encoding N-alpha-acetyltransferase 10 — protein sequence MNIRNARPEDLMNMQHCNLLCLPENYQMKYYFYHGLSWPQLSYIAEDENGKIVGYVLAKMEEDPDDVPHGHITSLAVKRSHRRLGLAQKLMDQASRAMIENFNAKYVSLHVRKSNRAALHLYSNTLKFQISEVEPKYYADGEDAYAMKRDLAHMADELRKPGARVSGQEAQSGQSPSGSGDQERESERDSGGESKELSEVSEATESTDVKDSSSDSQ from the exons ATGAACATACGAAACGCACGG CCGGAGGACCTTATGAACATGCAGCACTGTAACCTGCTGTGTCTTCCAGAAAACTATCAGATGAAATACTACTTCTATCACGGCTTGTCATGGCCACAG CTCTCATATATAGCAGAGGATGAAAATGGGaaaattgtgggatatgtgcTCGCAAAGAT GGAGGAGGACCCAGATGATGTACCTCATGGACACATAACATCCCTG GCAGTAAAGCGGTCCCACCGACGTCTTGGACTGGCTCAAAAGCTGATGGATCAAGCCAGTCGGGCCATGATAGAAAACTTCAATGCTAAATATGTCTCACTTCATGTTCGCAAGAG CAATCGAGCTGCCCTGCACCTGTACTCAAACACACTTAAATTCCA GATTAGTGAAGTAGAGCCTAAATACTACGCAGATGGGGAGGATGCCTACGCAATGAAAAGAGACCTGGCCCACATGGCTGATGAG CTGAGGAAACCCGGAGCACGCGTGTCGGGTCAAGAGGCACAATCTGGCCAGAGTCCGTCGGGGTCCGGCGACcaggagagagaaagtgagagagacAGCGGAGGAGAGAGCAAAGAGCTGAGTGAAGTCAGCGAGGCAACAGAAAGCACAGATGTTAAAGATTCCTCTTCTGATTCACAGTGA